Proteins from a single region of Butyrivibrio fibrisolvens:
- a CDS encoding CPBP family glutamic-type intramembrane protease — MKNWLKILKFTLKQAVKGKKFIASTVLIGIVILIVAAGSNILISGALNKEIQVSDLQDVYIVNETDLTIDTDSFIKKHQKDYPLLKITDLEGVSAKDAASDPSIYAQNSSYSIVLEIKEDEESCNLTVYIPEESNMGSGDSDDFAEDFVEAVHNAKIASTNISEDELNMAISDIKITKVLAEESEEAKDNTLLAYLAPMGVMMLLYLLVIFYGQSIGQIISMEKTSKLMEYILTLTGPTGLIFGKVTAIFCEAVTQLLVWLVCGLGGVAIGSVISSKLIGGNGTNLIALFVEMLPEGGVSNNFIVLIILTLIALLAAFLFYCFVSALFASFAATAEELAQTNGLSIMTMMVGFLVSIYVPLFTDNSKIGLMIIRIIPFTSAFVLPGDVVCARISLIEFIIYFALLLFFTIMLAVLTGRVYKNRLFKRGTKGIFAEILSTITGKVSTKDSDEDALTTSSENGKALTVTDYEKIDKAKKSYTVVGFALLALILGANALGTLVGNVIANLMAANSNRDLMSVYSDTSFLVINNCVAMYLVACPLCALVMKFTNDSVVKVKGHITKNQYLRSIFMMFPIDIGLSKLSEFLASALSGGEAENAVATNFLTGDNILAMIMVSVFAPVFEELIFRKLIIDRTRRYGELVAILYSAVAFGIFHCNIYQLFYAFALGLILGYVYVRTGNVILTIIMHMVVNSSSSVLYPLNPTVYEYFIYAMLVLGIGSIIYTLIKRDITFEKTKDSVAFKDLSGVAFRNSGTILFTLAGIMIMLYSLFVPVLMK; from the coding sequence ATGAAAAACTGGCTCAAAATATTAAAATTCACACTAAAACAAGCCGTTAAAGGCAAAAAATTCATAGCTTCTACTGTTTTGATAGGTATAGTTATCTTAATAGTAGCAGCCGGTTCCAACATTCTCATATCAGGTGCTCTGAACAAAGAGATTCAGGTAAGTGATCTGCAGGACGTTTATATCGTTAACGAAACAGATCTTACTATAGATACTGACAGCTTTATAAAAAAGCATCAGAAAGATTATCCTCTTCTTAAAATTACTGATCTTGAAGGAGTAAGTGCCAAGGACGCTGCATCAGATCCTTCCATCTATGCTCAGAACTCATCATACTCAATCGTACTTGAGATAAAAGAAGATGAAGAAAGCTGCAACCTTACAGTTTATATTCCTGAAGAAAGTAATATGGGCAGTGGTGATAGCGATGATTTTGCTGAAGATTTTGTAGAAGCAGTACACAATGCAAAGATCGCAAGTACAAATATTTCAGAAGATGAACTCAACATGGCCATAAGTGATATAAAGATCACCAAGGTCCTGGCTGAAGAATCTGAGGAAGCCAAAGATAACACTCTTTTAGCTTATCTTGCTCCCATGGGCGTTATGATGCTTCTGTACCTCCTTGTAATATTCTATGGACAGAGTATCGGTCAGATAATCAGTATGGAAAAAACTTCCAAGCTCATGGAATATATCCTGACCCTTACAGGTCCTACAGGCCTTATATTCGGTAAAGTAACTGCCATCTTCTGCGAAGCTGTTACACAGCTCCTTGTATGGCTTGTATGTGGTTTAGGCGGTGTTGCTATTGGAAGCGTCATATCCTCTAAGCTTATCGGTGGAAATGGAACTAACCTCATAGCTCTTTTTGTAGAGATGCTTCCAGAAGGTGGTGTTTCCAACAACTTCATAGTGCTGATAATACTGACACTCATTGCACTGCTTGCTGCATTCCTTTTCTATTGTTTTGTTTCTGCACTTTTTGCATCATTTGCAGCAACGGCAGAAGAACTGGCACAGACTAATGGTCTTTCCATAATGACTATGATGGTAGGATTTTTAGTATCAATATATGTACCTCTTTTTACAGATAATTCAAAGATCGGGCTTATGATCATCAGGATCATTCCTTTTACATCAGCATTCGTTCTTCCGGGAGATGTTGTATGTGCAAGGATCAGCCTTATAGAATTTATCATTTACTTTGCTCTTCTTTTGTTCTTCACAATAATGCTTGCAGTTCTTACAGGAAGAGTTTATAAGAACAGACTCTTTAAGCGCGGCACAAAAGGAATCTTTGCTGAGATACTCTCTACCATCACAGGTAAGGTATCAACTAAAGATAGTGATGAAGATGCATTAACTACCTCTTCTGAAAATGGTAAGGCTTTGACCGTTACCGATTATGAAAAGATAGATAAGGCTAAAAAGTCCTATACCGTTGTAGGTTTTGCACTCCTTGCACTTATCCTTGGCGCTAACGCACTTGGAACTCTTGTAGGAAATGTCATTGCCAACCTGATGGCAGCGAACTCCAACAGGGACCTTATGTCAGTATACTCAGACACTTCATTTTTGGTAATCAACAATTGTGTAGCTATGTACCTTGTTGCATGTCCTTTATGCGCACTTGTCATGAAATTCACCAATGACTCTGTTGTCAAAGTAAAAGGACACATCACAAAGAACCAGTACTTAAGATCCATATTTATGATGTTCCCGATCGATATAGGCCTTTCAAAACTCAGTGAGTTTCTGGCATCTGCATTATCAGGCGGCGAAGCCGAGAACGCCGTTGCAACTAACTTCCTTACCGGAGACAACATTCTTGCAATGATAATGGTATCCGTATTCGCACCTGTATTTGAGGAACTTATCTTCAGAAAACTCATAATCGACAGAACCCGCCGCTATGGCGAACTTGTAGCGATCCTGTATTCAGCAGTTGCATTTGGAATATTCCACTGCAATATCTATCAGTTATTCTATGCATTTGCATTAGGACTGATCCTTGGATACGTATATGTAAGAACAGGTAATGTGATTCTGACGATCATCATGCACATGGTCGTAAACTCATCTTCATCGGTTTTATATCCTTTAAACCCTACAGTTTATGAGTACTTTATCTACGCTATGCTTGTCCTTGGAATAGGCTCTATCATATATACATTGATAAAAAGAGATATTACCTTCGAAAAGACTAAAGACAGCGTTGCATTCAAGGATCTCTCAGGTGTTGCCTTTAGGAATTCAGGTACAATCCTGTTTACCTTGGCAGGTATCATGATAATGCTCTATTCATTATTTGTTCCGGTATTAATGAA